A genomic region of Oncorhynchus mykiss isolate Arlee chromosome 2, USDA_OmykA_1.1, whole genome shotgun sequence contains the following coding sequences:
- the LOC110490316 gene encoding stathmin, which produces MASSGEILVKELDKRASGQAFEVILAPDAKGEIPLPPPKEKKEMSLEEIQKKLEAAEERRKSHEAEVLKHLAEKREHEKEVLKKAMEENNNFSKTAEEKLNQKMEANKENRTARMAALNEKFKEKDKKLEEVRKAKETKPEGEN; this is translated from the exons ATGGCATCCTCTGGAG AGATCCTGGTCAAGGAGTTGGACAAGCGTGCTTCAGGTCAAGCATTTGAGGTAATCTTGGCCCCCGATGCCAAGGGTGAAATCCCCCTACCTCCCccgaaggagaagaaggagatgTCCCTGGAGGAGATTCAGAAGAAACTGGAGGCTGCAGAGGAGAGACGCAAG AGTCATGAGGCAGAGGTGCTGAAGCACTTAGCTGAGAAGAGAGAGCACGAGAAGGAAGTTCTGAAGAAAGCCATGGAAGAGAACAACAACTTCAGCAAGACGGCAGAGGAGAAGCTCAATCAGAAAATGGAAGCCAACAAAGAGAATCGCACGGCACGAATGGCAGCACTCAATGAGAAATTCAAGGAGAAG GATAAGAAGCTTGAGGAGGTACGAAAGGCAAAGGAAACAAAACCAGAGGGGGAGAACTGA